The window AGCCCGTCTTGCCTGCATGAAACGTTGAAGGCTGTCCGGTTCTTCCCTGTTGCGGGAGAACCGGACAGCCTTTCTTGTCCCATGGGCGGAACGTTCTATTTCATGACTTCTTCGAGCAGCTCGGCAAAGAGCGAGGCGCCGGTCAGAATGACCTGATCGTTGAAGTCATACTTGCTGTTGTGGATTACCGGAGAGTCAACCCCGTTGCCTATCCAGACAAAACATCCCTTGGTGTTCTGCATGAAGAAGGCGTAATCCTCGCTGCCCATGGCAGGCAGCTCTTCTGTCAGCACGTTTTCGCGGCCTACGACGCGGGTAGCCGCAGCCACGGCCAGTTCCGGCATGGAATTGACCAGCGGGGGGTGCTTGCGATGGTAGGCGAACGTTGCCGTTACGCCGTAGATGGCCTCCAGTCCCGCGGCCAGCTGGCCGAGGGATTCTTCTATGCGGTCCTGCACGGCGGCGCAGGTGGTACGCACGTTGCCGCGTACAACCACTTCATCGGGGATGATGTTGTAGGCGCTGCCGCCGTGCACCTGCGTGATGCTGATAACCGCCTTGTCGTGGGCGGAAATCCTGCGGGCGATGACGGACTGGGCCCCCTTGATGAAGTCGGCCACGGCGGCAAAGGGTTCCACGCAGGCGTGGGGAACGGACGCGTGTCCGCTTCTGCCGCGAATGACCAGATCAAAGCGGTCTTCGGAAGCCATGGCGGTTCCGTGGTGCACCACGATCTGGTTCTCTGCGTATCCGGGCCAGTTGTGCATGCCGAACATGCAGTCGATGCGGTACTTATCGAACAGTCCGTCCTTGACCACTTCCAGCGCGCCGCCGAAGCCTTCTTCGCCGGACTGGAACAGCAGCAGAACGGTGCCGTCAAGGTCCCTGTGATCCGCAAGATAGCGGGCAAATGCCAGCATGGTGGCGGTGTGTCCGTCGTGTCCGCAGGCGTGCATGCGCCCCTTGGTGGCGGACTGGTAGGGCAGGCCGGTTTCTTCCGTGGTCTCCAGCGCGTCCATGTCGGCGCGGAAGGCCACTGTCTTACCGGGGCCACGCCCTTCCACCTTCGCCAGCAGGGAGTTCACCCCTATATCTTCATAACCGATGCCGTAGCGGTCGAGCTGTTCTTTCACGAAGGCAACGGTTCTTACGGTCTCAAGGCCTATTTCGGGACAGGAATGAAGGTGCTGACGCATACTCTTCAGTTCGTCGAAGCAGGCCGCAATCTCTGGCTTAACGGGCATCTAGATCTCTCCGAGGGACTTCAGCACCACATGGGCGATGGCGGCGGAACCTACATAGGTGCCCGCCATGACGAACAGGCTGACCACCACGATGCGCCAGCCGGTCTGCTTCAGCGCGGGCAGGTCCTTGCCGATGCCGACACCGGCGTAGGCCAGAATGGGGGTGGTGAGCGCAAGGAAGTTCACCTTGGAGACCCATGCGGCAAAGGTTTCACTGCCGGGAACGCCGGGCATGGTCACGACCATGCCGAAGGTGATGACATACAGAACGGTGGGCAGCTTGTAGACATAGGTGTTGGCAAGGATGCCCAGAATGCAGATGCCGAGCAGCACGGCCATGCCGGGCAGGGCCTCGGCGATGCCGAATCCCCAGCCGATGCGGTTGCCCACGAGGGTGATGGCGGCCACGATGAGAAGAACGATGGTGGATTCCAGTATCTTGTTCATGTGTTACGCCTCCACGGGCTTGCCGAACTTGAGTCGGTACAGGAAGTTGTAGAGCTTGTTGGACAGGGGCAGGGCGATGAGCATGGACATGTACACGCCGTCCAGACCGGAAAGGGTGTTGCTGGCCACGCCGAAGGCCTGAATCTTGTCGGCCATCTCAGGATAAATGGCGGAAAGGCTGCCCACGGTGGCGGTCATCATGCTGGCGGAACCCACGCCGGAAGCCATGGCCAGCGCATAGGGGTGGAACACGTTCAGGATGCTCAGGAAAGAGGCAGCCAGACCGAAGAAAATGGTGCCGAACACGGTGCCGCAGATGTACACGCCCATGACCCCGCGACCTTCAGCGGAATCAAGGCCGTAGATGTCGCCGATGAGGGCCACGTTGGGCTCGCGGGCAATGGAATGCGCCGCGCCCACGGCTTCACGCTTGAGGCCGAGGAACATGGCAATGGGAATGCCTATGAGCAGGGTGCCGAGGTTGCCGAATTCCTGCAGCACGAGGGCGGGACCCGCCTTGAGGATTTCAAAGAACTTGGGGCCCACAAGGGTGCCGTAACGGGCCATGAGCAGCATCAGGGTCAGACTGACCAGCGCGCTGGCGTGGCCCATGTCCTTGTCCTTGACGACCTTAAGAAACTTGGGACCGAGAAAGGTGCCGATGAATACGGCGTAGAGCATGGGCAGCAGTACCAGCATGCCCGGGCCGACCTTGAATTTGAGAATGCCGATCGCTTCGGATGCGGCCACCAGAATCAGAACGATAAGGTGGATCTTCACATTCTTGATTGCGTCTAACATGATAAAATCCTGTTGTTTCGAATTGTGGCTGTTATTCTGCCCCGGCAGCGTTGCCTTTCGTCGCCCACGAAAGACAGGCTTCCTCGTACCGAAGCATCCTCCTCATAATAACGCTCACACATGGGATGTTCTTTCCCCTTTGTTGGTTTCCGCCCCCTCCTTGTTTAAAGGATTTCGTCTCGGTTTTCGGTCTTGTCAAAAATATGTCCGAAATTGACCAAAAAATATTGTGTACTAAATTTCGATCTTTATGAGCATTTTTGGCCTGCCGACCTGATGTGCGGTTTCCTTTCCGGCCAGTGAAGCGTAGCCGCTGTCCAGAAAGCGCTTCAGAATCCTGCGGGCGCTGCGTTCACTTATGCCGAGGCAGGCGGCAAGGTCTGTGGAGTCGAAAACGCTCTTGCCGGTCTTGTCCATGACCGCGCGTATGCGGTCCACATGGCTGGGGCTGATGCCTATCTCCTCGGCTATGCGCAACTGGGCGGGGTCTTCAACGCGGGTCCGGTAGCGCAGTTCGTCTTCTTCGGCCAGCGGGCCGCGGATGAAGTCGCCGTGTACGAGAAAGAAGCCACCCTGCGGCAAGCGGCGGCCGCGTCCCAGCGCTTGGCGTGCGGATTTTTCTGCCTCGAAGGCTGTGGAGCCTATGCCGATGCCGGAGGAGAGCACGATGCCGTTGTCGCGTCCCCACGACATGAGGTGTGAGAACATGTCCAGATGCACGGGGCTTTCCATGACGCCGCGGGTGGAGAAAATGGCAAACTCCCCTTTGCCTACGTTGAACAGGCTGCCCTGC is drawn from Desulfovibrio mangrovi and contains these coding sequences:
- a CDS encoding M20 metallopeptidase family protein, producing the protein MPVKPEIAACFDELKSMRQHLHSCPEIGLETVRTVAFVKEQLDRYGIGYEDIGVNSLLAKVEGRGPGKTVAFRADMDALETTEETGLPYQSATKGRMHACGHDGHTATMLAFARYLADHRDLDGTVLLLFQSGEEGFGGALEVVKDGLFDKYRIDCMFGMHNWPGYAENQIVVHHGTAMASEDRFDLVIRGRSGHASVPHACVEPFAAVADFIKGAQSVIARRISAHDKAVISITQVHGGSAYNIIPDEVVVRGNVRTTCAAVQDRIEESLGQLAAGLEAIYGVTATFAYHRKHPPLVNSMPELAVAAATRVVGRENVLTEELPAMGSEDYAFFMQNTKGCFVWIGNGVDSPVIHNSKYDFNDQVILTGASLFAELLEEVMK
- a CDS encoding DUF3100 domain-containing protein, with amino-acid sequence MLDAIKNVKIHLIVLILVAASEAIGILKFKVGPGMLVLLPMLYAVFIGTFLGPKFLKVVKDKDMGHASALVSLTLMLLMARYGTLVGPKFFEILKAGPALVLQEFGNLGTLLIGIPIAMFLGLKREAVGAAHSIAREPNVALIGDIYGLDSAEGRGVMGVYICGTVFGTIFFGLAASFLSILNVFHPYALAMASGVGSASMMTATVGSLSAIYPEMADKIQAFGVASNTLSGLDGVYMSMLIALPLSNKLYNFLYRLKFGKPVEA